In Spinacia oleracea cultivar Varoflay chromosome 5, BTI_SOV_V1, whole genome shotgun sequence, a single window of DNA contains:
- the LOC110785176 gene encoding putative F-box protein At3g16210: protein MARYLSEDSLLEILIRLPVKSLLRFRSVSKSWNSLITSSNFITKQMNYNDANNCHTLVWCYYLESRKDTYALHSDNENLDKMMDLSFCPSAVNEFFYIIGYAKGIVCLTDKYQRSDTVLLWNPSIRKYFTLSNPLYRPQMYELFMFNAVVGFGFDPLSNDYKFVRVYNVEGMWKMHIFVLGTGCWTDAEITSSFAAIRDTPATYFNGVLHWLSNDYLIMRFDLGTEKFTEMMLFSRESLPVLSEINNVSISVWRGSLIVLSDRYGNTENWGTTCSLLVMKEYGDKESWTKLFEIRLESAHFNSITTNSRLIFFQSNDNADLVDKIDVYDHETRHTEHDVFQFEEPLIGLYITPYIESLVLLKEGEDPCTL, encoded by the coding sequence ATGGCAAGATATTTATCTGAAGATTCGTTGCTCGAAATACTAATTAGATTACCTGTCAAATCTCTCCTCCGTTTCAGATCTGTTTCAAAATCCTGGAACTCTCTTATTACAAGCTCTAACTTCATCACCAAACAAATGAACTACAATGATGCCAACAACTGCCACACTCTTGTCTGGTGTTACTACCTGGAATCTAGAAAGGATACTTATGCTCTGCACTCTGACAATGAAAACCTTGATAAGATGATGGACTTGAGTTTTTGTCCATCAGCTGTTAACGAGTTCTTCTACATAATTGGTTATGCTAAAGGGATAGTTTGCCTCACGGATAAATACCAGAGGTCTGATACTGTGTTGCTGTGGAATCCAAGCATCAGGAAATACTTCACCCTTTCGAATCCTCTTTATAGACCTCAAATGTATGAATTGTTCATGTTCAATGCAGTGGTAGGATTTGGGTTTGACCCTTTGAGTAATGATTACAAATTTGTTAGGGTTTATAACGTTGAGGGTATGTGGAAAATGCATATATTCGTGCTTGGTACAGGTTGTTGGACTGATGCTGAGATAACGAGTTCATTTGCTGCTATCAGAGATACACCAGCTACTTATTTTAATGGTGTTCTTCATTGGTTATCGAATGATTATTTGATCATGCGGTTTGATCTGGGTACAGAAAAATTCACAGAAATGATGTTATTTTCAAGGGAATCACTTCCAGTACTATCAGAAATAAATAATGTTAGCATTAGTGTATGGCGCGGATCACTTATAGTACTATCAGACAGATACGGTAATACAGAAAACTGGGGTACGACTTGCAgtttgttggtgatgaaagaatATGGGGataaagagtcatggacaaaaCTGTTTGAAATCAGATTAGAATCTGCACACTTCAATAGCATAACAACCAACAGCAGATTGATTTTCTTCCAATCAAATGATAATGCAGACCTCGTTGATAAAATAGATGTTTATGACCATGAGACTCGACATACTGAGCATGATGTTTTTCAATTTGAGGAGCCTCTTATTGGCCTGTATATCACCCCATATATCGAAAGCCTTGTTCTGTTAAAAGAGGGAGAAGATCCATGTACTCTCTAA
- the LOC110785194 gene encoding butanoate--CoA ligase AAE1-like, whose product MEGLVRCSANYVPLSPISFLERAALVYRDQLSVVYGNVKYTWRETLIRCTKLASALSHLAISYGDVVAALIPNTPAMYELHFAVPMAGAVLCSLNIRHDSAMLSVLLQHSKAKFIFVDYQFFDTVCGALDIMSKSSSSLPNMVLVLNEQLMSVGNAMPSSRIFEYENLLATGNPECEIRRPKDEWDPIALNYTSGTTSSPKGVVYSHRGAYLNSLATVLVNEMLTRPVFLWTVPMFHCNDWCFTWGVAAQGGTNVCLRNVIAKDIFSKIADHKVTHMGGAPTVLNMIVNSPNDDKKPLPGKVVAITGGAPPTPQVLFKMEELGFAVIHGYGLTEAYGPATVCVWKPEWDTLPPNERAKIKARQGVLLLGLEEVDVKDPVTMKSVPANAKTMGEVMLRGNTIMNGYLKDEKATREAFKDGWYHSGDLGVKYPDGYIQIKDRAKDIIISGGENISSIEIESVIASHPAVLEVAVVARPDDHWGETPCAFIKLKDGISSADVTDVDIMKFCRDRLPHYMAPRTVVFEDLQQTITGKAQKYKLREKTKAMGSLNKTSKL is encoded by the exons ATGGAGGGATTAGTTCGTTGCTCCGCTAATTACGTTCCACTCTCTCCAATAAGCTTTTTGGAGCGAGCAGCACTTGTTTACAGAGATCAACTTTCTGTTGTTTATGGAAATGTCAAGTATACATGGAGAGAGACTCTGATTAGGTGCACTAAGCTCGCTTCTGCTCTCAGCCACTTAGCCATTTCTTATGGTGATGTC GTTGCTGCTCTGATCCCTAACACTCCAGCAATGTATGAGTTGCATTTTGCAGTTCCAATGGCAGGAGCAGTCCTTTGCTCCTTGAATATCCGTCATGACTCTGCTATGTTGTCTGTTTTGCTACAACATTCAAAGGCAAAATTCATCTTTGTAGATTATCAGTTTTTTGATACAGTATGTGGAGCATTGGATATTATGTCCAAATCAAGCTCAAGTCTTCCTAACATGGTCCTAGTTCTCAATGAACAGTTGATGTCTGTTGGAAATGCTATGCCCTCTTCTAGAATCTTTGAATATGAGAATCTTTTAGCTACAGGAAATCCTGAATGTGAGATCCGAAGACCAAAAGATGAATGGGACCCAATTGCATTGAATTATACTTCAGGGACAACTTCGAGCCCTAAAGGTGTAGTGTACAGCCACAGAGGTGCATATCTGAACTCGTTGGCTACAGTTCTAGTAAATGAAATGCTTACAAGGCCTGTATTTCTGTGGACTGTCCCTATGTTTCATTGCAATGATTGGTGTTTTACATGGGGTGTAGCAGCTCAAGGTGGAACAAATGTTTGCCTGCGTAATGTTATAGCAAAGGATATATTCAGTAAGATTGCTGATCATAAAGTTACACATATGGGTGGTGCCCCAACGGTACTTAACATGATTGTAAACTCTCCAAATGATGATAAGAAGCCTCTTCCTGGAAAGGTGGTAGCAATAACAGGTGGTGCTCCACCTACCCCTCAAGTACTCTTTAAAATGGAGGAACTTGGGTTTGCAGTGATACACGGATATGGGCTAACAGAAGCCTACGGTCCAGCTACAGTTTGTGTTTGGAAGCCTGAGTGGGATACTTTACCTCCGAATGAGAGAGCAAAAATCAAGGCCCGACAAGGAGTACTCCTTCTCGGGCTTGAGGAAGTAGATGTAAAAGATCCTGTTACTATGAAAAGTGTGCCTGCTAATGCAAAGACAATGGGTGAGGTTATGCTCAGAGGAAATACGATTATGAATGGATATTTGAAAGATGAGAAGGCTACTCGGGAAGCTTTTAAGGATGGATGGTATCATAGTGGGGACTTAGGGGTTAAGTACCCTGATGGTTATATTCAGATAAAAGACAGAGCAAAAGATATAATAATATCTGGAGGAGAGAACATTAGCTCAATTGAGATTGAATCTGTAATAGCTAGTCACCCGGCTGTTCTAGAAGTAGCTGTTGTGGCTCGTCCTGATGATCACTGGGGTGAGACACCCTGCGCGTTTATTAAGCTCAAGGATGGTATTAGCAGTGCTGATGTTACTGATGTAGATATAATGAAGTTCTGTAGGGATCGCTTACCTCACTATATGGCACCTCGTACAGTTGTTTTTGAGGATCTGCAACAGACTATAACTGGCAAAGCGCAGAAATACAAACTCAGGGAGAAGACGAAGGCCATGGGCAGTCTTAACAAAACCAGCAAACTTTAA